TGTGTTGAGGTAGACTTGATTTACAGAAAGAAAGGGGGCCTCCTTCTACGACTTCTACTTCGTTAAACACAGCAATTGGGAGTGAGCATGTTATGGAAATAAACCATATACTGCCAACTGCTATAACAATTCGATCCTTTGTCAGAAAACTGTGCGCTTTCAACGGAGCAAGGATTGCGACAGACCTGAAAATAACAAAAGGAAATATACAAGTGTACACGTACATTAGCATAAGTATATGACCACCCAATAATTTCTATAATTCTATACAGTTGAACTATAGGACTCAATAAGCCCAATATAGTGAGCAAAAGAAAattctatattattttaatcTTAGTAATGTACATTTTTTGTGATGTTATTGGAATGTTTGCGAGTTACAATTTATTCCTCCTAATTACATTACACTTTCGCGGAATGAGATGTGCTTTGTATTAATTAAACATTAGCAATAGTTGACGGTTATTAGCTACTACTGAATGCTCAGCATTTCACAGGTAAGGAAAAGTTTTTGCgcagaaaatttactttcaaccaacatatacatttaccattctaacttaaattaaggtgtttgtttatttctgtgtactgtgtgtatgtctgtgtactgtgtgtatttctgtgttctgtgtttatttctgtgtagtgtgtttatttctgtgtagtgtgtttatttctgtgtactgtgtgtATTTCTGTGTATTGTGTTTACTTCTGTGtagtgtgtttatttctgtgtagtgtgtttatttctgtgttctGTGTTTACTTCTGTGTagtgtgtttatttttgtgtagtgtgtttatttctgtgtactgtgttcatTTCTGTGTTCTGTGTTTACTTCTGTGtagtgtgtttatttctgtgtagtgtgtttatttctgtgtactgtgtgtatgtctgtgtactgtgtgtatgtctgtgtactgtgtgtatgtctgtgtactgtgtgtatgtctgtgtactgagtttatttttatttacgctttttatttttatgtaattcaTACCATACCGATTACGGTGCCTACTACTGTAacagctctatactgattgcaatagttgaAGCATTTTTCTTTACATATGGACAAATATTCTTCTGTTATGGCTTTACGCATTCGGCAAGCGTGAAgtcattaaagattggcaggtgtagtAAGTATTAGCACGGTTTATTCCTTAGTATAGCCAGTTGGTCAGCGGAGTATACTAAATAAATaactggaggttctgagttcaaattcGGTGTGCAGCAGATTTTTCGTTTTTAAAACTTGGTCACTATAActacacagacagacaaacagacagacaaataaaCATTGAGATTAGCATATATAGATTAGCAAATAGGTTGTTATTCTTTCTTTCCAGCTATTGTGTTAAACTTTTTGaagttttgtcaaatttttgacatttttaattTCCTAGCAAAGAAAAAATTGAGtttttttgacattttaatTTCTCGTGTcttaaaatagtttttagtaaaaaatgttttacattaaACACTGTTTAACGACGTAACAGTTAGAGTATTGTTTATAAAATCTAGTAGATAAGAAAAGCGTATGGAAGAAAATCTTAGCGATAAAATCATACAAAATTTATGTATTCTTGTCCTTTTTTAACACAAATAACTGGTGATATATAGTTCAGAAAGACTAAATATTTCGGCTGTCTTATACACTTAAACATGGCTGGATGCTAGGGTATATAGCTGCCTGTATAAGTAGGATTTGTAGCTTGTGAATGTTTGGACATGTAAACAACAATATTTGTGTGAGTTATAGTAAGCACACAATAGTGCAAATGCGAGGCCACAACTTTATACATTTCCTGTGTAAAGGATGCAGCAGCACCATTATAAGTACATGCCATATATAGTATTTATGCAAAATTAAGGATCCATGCACTCACTAAATATTCTCATTAATAGATACAGTCAAGCCTCGCTTTCGATCAACTTATACAGGTATGATGTAAAGTCTGATCAAAAATTCATTTCAACATTCAAAGTAATTTCCAACATGCAACATTCAGAAATtcttaaaaaatttcaatatcATAAATCAACTTGTATTGTAAACAGGTTTAATAATAGCCATTTAATTATATTCAATGTGAGAAGCTCATCATACTGCAAAATTTGGTAGACTGTTGTCTTGAATATTCATTTAAATGGCTTTAGTTGCCCCTTCAAATTTGGTTTTTACAAAATAGGTGAGcgaaaacaaatatttgaaaaaatatttcaaaagtttttttattttttactctcTGCATAGGTTGCATTTCTGCTTTACAGCACACATATATCACTATTATATAAAGGATAGCTTGTGTAATGTATCTTATCACTCGGTATTAATACTTTGTCGGTCTATTGACATGAATAGGTTGCGGATAATGCtttacaaatacaaatacaCCTCACCAGCTGGCTAGGGAAGTGATAAAAACATATCAACAGGGTCTAGCAGTATGGTTGTTTCCCACCTCATATGCAGTTTGTCAAAGTTTGTACAGAAAGTTCCTCGTTTTATGATGTGACTAGCTTACACGTACAGTATGTGTAACCTAGTGTCAGTCAACCTGCTTATAGCTGTCATACGCGCTCAACTCTTCAGTAAGCTAGAAACATCTTGTCTGCTATAGCTTTCACAGAAGGTTTAGTTATCTTTCTTAGATTAGATTAGCTGATACACTCGTTACACGGCTCCCCGTACAAATATTTTACAGCAGGTAATCTTATAAAACACAATTGATAGTTACTGGCACAGATCCGTCTGATGCAAACGCTGAAAGAGACGGCAAACTTATGCTCTTCTGTAGAAAGCATAAGTTCGCCTAGCTATAAACTGCCTTTTCTGTAAACTGTTTAGTGTCTTTCTACATTTCTACTTTTAACAGAATAAATATATCACAGATGAGTGATCTGCTTGATTAGTGAGTCAAGGTGAAGTAGCTAATAGGCAGTCTTATAATGGCTCTTCATATCTTACAAGTAGCCCGCAGTAGTCACCACTCATCGCAGAGTAGCCTGGCTGTACTGTAAGAGTTCAGTCTCTTGCtgctatatttatattcatgCCTTTTCACTTCCTCCCCAGCCACCACCAATAATTAAATCGAAACCGCttgctcaccatcaattgttTAAATCAAGACTTGATTATTTTAGTTTCTAATTTTAATTTCgtgtttttaattttcagaCAACTATCTCTTTGAGTTGCAACAGACTATTATAAGCTGTTTATTGCCTCTTAATCAAGTTTTGTTTGTCTTGCAACTCATGTATTTGGCTGTCTTCACTaagaaataaacaatttgttttgAGTTAATATGTTGTTAACACTCACCTTTCCATGGTAACCGTCAACAGTGAAAGTATAGATACATACAAGCTCATAACCAtgatatatcttaaaattttgcATGCTGCCGTGCCTAGCAACCAGCCATCGTCTATTAGAAACTGTGCTACATCTGGCACAGCGGATAGAGTCAGCATCAGATCTGCTACAGCCATGTTCATTATGTAGATGTTCATACCAGAAGTCCTCACACCGGGGCAGTACCTGATGGTCACCCAGATGACGCTAATATTGCCGATGCATCCGATGACAAGGATAACCGAGTAGATGACTGTCAAGGTTGCCATCACCTCCAATGACCGAGTCTCGTTTCTATATTCCGACGCATTTACTATTAGACTCATGTTTCCATCTCGTTTAAGACCTACTAGAGCTTCCATCTCTTCTCTTCAAGACGCCAGGAGTAACTTGGTTGCGCTCTTTGGTGTGGAAGGCACATTATCGAGCTCATTCAATCTTGTATCAGCTGATGAGGTTTATGCAAATGAGAGTGTGAGAGTAAGTCGATCATTGTATATAGCGTACGGGGCTACTCCGCGCGTGACGCGCTCTTCTTAAGGCAGCCACTTATAGCCGCGCTACTGTGATTGCATAGCAATACACCACTTTAGCCTTCTAAATATTTATGACATCTATATACCTAATCTATAAACCAACAATAATCCTTCAATTCTATTATCGATAATAATAATGAGTAATGAGAAAACTGCCATAAACAACCGTATCGTTAGCTTTGGCACTCGGCTTTCCAGCATGCCATCGGCATAAATTCATAATGCTTGCAATTTGTGTTGCTGCCAAGTTCAGGTATGAATGAAATTAAATTGCGAGACCGAGTAGAGTTAATTTATAAATCACAAAGTGAAGGATTAATATTGATCGAGCAACCTATGCTCGAGGAGAAATaacttttgaaagtttttgttgataagaaaaataaaattttacttaaCGAAAAAAGAATTGATGGATTAGTTTACGCACcatttattgtagctttcaagtgttatatatatgtaatcatAACGGTTGAAATGATGCAAGTTACATTCAGTGATTCACTGGATTGTTTTTAGGAAAGACTTTCTGGCAGCGTGAATAACAGAATTCATATGCGAATAGTTTTTAATTCAATGAAGAATTTTTTCAGAAGTTTAGTTTTGTTCATACAATGCAGGTATCCACCAATGGCATAGTCCATAGCGCTCATTCAGACCGGATGACTCAAATCGGTCAAGCTAGTGGCTTACAGGTAGGTTGGTTACGTTGCAGTAATCAAAACTCTCAAACCTTACAAACGCAAATGCGAAAGTGCTTTGTGTTACCATTGAATTTATGGTAGATTCCAGGATGAATAATAATAGAAGGAATAACTAGCATATTGAGATTTTAGCactttattgtttattctatcgcTTTACGATTCAATTAGGCAGACTTATCATGTGTGAGACATCAGACTGCATTTAATTGTAGCGACTTGATGTTGgcatgagctgattagcttccATCACTATCAGTATGCCACTAACCAGGCTTGACAGAAGTAGTCAATGAATTTCCATAAAATAACTAGAGTATCGATGAGCATCGGAAGCCAAGTTGGAGTTACACTATCTACATGAAAATAACAACAGGAAATTTCTACTAATGCGGTGTAGCATTATTTTCTTATCAGGTTTTGATAGCATGGCACTCTTTGACATGGTTAGACAGGTGCTTTACCGTCACTGAGCAATGCATGGATGCAGGTGCTATAAAACATGAATAACACAAACGTTCTGAGGAAGACGACAGGATAGCTAAAATTATTGTTCAAAATTATAGAATTAGCTTTAGCAACAAAGTAAGACTCACCGATTTTATTATTTAAGCTAGCTAGTCAAAATATATGAGAAAACGATATGAAGATGTGTAATAAAGGGCTGTAGACAAGTTACACATATCTGCACTAATTAAGTAACATGTCTCATGTAGCTAATAAACACAATCTCAAATAAAGTTATCAGGGCTAGAAACAACTGCTTCCTAGACATGCATTCTATTAGAAATTGCATATTGCAGAAAAGTCATTCAGATGGCCGCTTAACAAACCTAATAAGCATGAGTTAAAATGGCAGATTACTTACATCAGTGCCTCTGGCACTGGCACTAGCAAAGCATTTTCTTTACAGCTCTGCTCAGAGGAAGCCTAAACCCATAAGGATAGCAAAAAACTACAAATTCTTTAGGAATGTTTATTAGAGAGGAAGCTGCAGGGTAGGAGTAAATGGTTAGTGAGTTTTACCAGAGAGTTTAGCAGGAGAGCATAAATCTAACGCTTACACATTTCTCCTCAGTAGactacaaataaaaacaagcaTGGTCATCTCCTAAACTTACAACTTAACTGTGATGTGAGGAATTACTTATCAAACATACTAGCAGCTGATTCAAGTCCTTGGATAGACCTGTCATGCATGTTACTTATACATGTCATACTTGTCACACATACATGTCCCCGTCATTAACTGTCATACTTGTTACATATACCTGTCATACCAGCTGATCACCTCCTATGATAACTTGACATACATACTTCTATACAGCAGTTGCCCACTTTACTACTAGTGTTATCAGCTGTTTCATATTAGTTAAGGTAAAAgaataaattaaagttttagCGGATCCTTGATTCCACAGGAACTACTACTCAGGTGTGCAGATAAACCCTTATAACATGATTATAGTCATGTTTCACCAATACATAATAAGTATCATTCACTTCTACCTACTTATTCtcagtataatttattatatatttcttaCATTTACTCTTACATAAACATGAACAGAGTCTGatgcaataaaaatgtatttgaatAAATATGTACCTACCGCTTTCAATCGTTtattacatttaaaactatATAACTTATTTTTGAATAgctattttgtaaatatttaaaaaataacaacatGGTAAACTTTTAATAGAACATTTTAATCCAATAGGTTtacaaatttgaaaacataaaatGCTTTTGACTTACATAATAACATATTTACACCAATGCTACGGTATTGAATGATAAATTAAAGTGCACCATAATAATATAGCAGATGGAACAAAGCTACCAACAACACGTACGCGAATTGATTAATTATAACTGGGTCATAACTGTATTTCAAGCTTCTACAGTAGACAACTCCGCTTCAACTCGCGCAGAGTTTCTATGTTGTTGATTTCGTATTCAGTTCAGATCTTTTAGTAGTTAATAAACCAAAATTTCACTGCGTCTTGGTACAACTGAGTGGTCAACACTGGATTTGCTTACAACTGGAAGGCCTGATCTCCAGCGAATGTATCAAAGTAAATCAGCGCCTCCCTTATTTTCTCAAAGATGTTGAGTTGATAAGATCTAAGGCTAGTTTAGATCTCTGATCACTTTTTAACTTTCATAGTTCTCAAGTTTTCACATTATTTTCAGAGTCAAAACTGGTGACtaaattgaatttgaaagatAACAAGCTTTGGCTGATCAGGGAAAGGTGAATGACCAGCATATATATTTTGTGACAGCGCATTCTATAAGCATAATCTAACATCCAAAAATCGATAGAGGTAGAATAGATCTACTACTAGAACTAATTTagctgaaatacatgtaaagaaAAACAGAAGCCAGAACACACACACTGGTAGAGAGAGCCGTAACTGAATGAGCTCAATTGATAAGCATTGTTGCTATGGCAATGCATAAACAATTAGCGCTAGGGTTTGTATGAGCGACCTTCAGACTCTAGTATCTATGACAGCTTGTTGCTGTTCTTTCATGGCATGGTCCTCACCTAGTCCTTCATTGTCTACTCCATTGGCACTTTGGTTCTCATTTTGAACCTGGTACTTGGACTCTGTCGTTTCTTCTTCCTCTTTCCAATGGAACTCAATAAGCAGCAAGTATAGCCAGGCTCCTAGTATTGCTCCAACGTGGGGGCCTACTATCGGCACCCAGAACCAATTGTACTCTCGGTAGCTACAAATATTATGTACTTGATAAGTGAAGATACTGTAGAGGACACGGGTCATTCTTGTTATAAATAGTAAACTCTTGCTTATTTACCATTATCATATGTATACgtaaacaaaaaagtttaacACAAATATTGTGTAGGTTTATATGGCTACAGTTATTGCGAAACACATATGTGCGTAATGGCTGCACAGAATCTACAATTGGAGGTCGCGTTAAATGTGAGCTCAATGGTTATTGGTTTAATATCTATACATATGTAGCTTTGTGCCAACACATTCTTTTGTGACccaatataaatgtatgtaaccAATCAGTTAACATGTACTACTACAATAGATAAACCACAAGACAAGCCATAATAAACAGTATCGTCTGATCTTGTTTAATTATTCCCGTAATTAAGTTTTGCTCGAGTATTTGTTTATACATGTTGTCTTGACACGTCTCATGCACATGTAAGCTTGCTCTTTGTATAACTTCTAACAAAATTAACTATAAATTCAAACCTCACATCTTCTCTAAGAATTGTTGTGAACCTGCTGCCGCATCGCACAGTGCACATGTCCTTGACCTCATCAGCTTGGCAAGTTGACAAACTTTTTTGTAAACCAGTCTTAGATAAAAATCTGTTTTGATTTTAGATTCCTAGCTTCGGcaagaaagttttaatttacaaatatcatttCTCATTTAAGAACAAGcttaaattttatcattttagctttaaaagtcaaatcaaatcaaaatccACACAATTTCTAGCGTATAGAGGGTGTCTCTTCAATCAAATGCTGACGACTCTAGCATGCTAGGTTATGAATGGTATGCGTAACATGCTTTGGTTTGCTAAAGATAAGCATTCAGACTATTTATAGTGTATCTTAGAAGAGGTCTTATCTCAGAAAGATCACATGTGACAGTTTGCCGATAGAGTACTATACACAGACAGATAAGAAGAGAACTACGCACTGTGTTTACAACACATTTCAGCGCTCTTTCCGGCCTACATTGCCCTCTCTCGCTTTCTGAACATAGTTTCCAACTTAAGACTCAATTTTTGTATTTCTCAAATACTCATTGATTAATACTAGAGGAGTTGAAGGCTTCTCTTACATCCTGCATAGCGTCATTTACACAGCCAGCGACCTAGTAAGTCGTGGTCACATGACAACTGACTCTACACTTCCAGTGTGTGCATATAGCAACCAAAACAAGTTCAACAGCATGTTGTAACCAACTCTTATGACATCAGAAGTTTTGGTGCAGTTACATCATGGCCGCCCTTTGAGAGTTGTCTCATCATAGTTTTCTAGTCAAATATCAGTAGCAATCTGATGTAGATTTATCATCTGATCTGTATATCTTATGAGCCTCCTAATACTCCTTAGCAAGTAAGGCTATGCGGCTCAGTTCATGTAACCAAGTGTAAGAatcaaacttgtaaaaatcttgTCTCTCAACAATACAAGTGCTATCTATTGGCCATCCCTTATGGGAGTGGGGAGAGAGCAGTGAGGAGGTCAGAGGGGGTTAGTGGAtgcattattatcattattattattatatttctagcATTATGCTAAAAAACTTTAATATCTTTTTAAACAAGTTTCACCAAACATATTTTAATTGCTTTCTCAAACTATAATAATTTGTGAGATTATATCATAGTATTTATTTCAAACAGTTACACCTACGTGTAACTGTTTGAACTGTAACTGAGAGAGAGCTAACATAAACGTGTTCTTATATATTTTGCTGCGCCATTGCTATATAATCATATTGAGCTTATATAGTTGTCTATCCTTGATCCTAGAGGAGGCCCAAGCAGATGCATTAGGGAGATATTTTATGGTCTCATTACAATATTGTTTGTAATGGTCATAGGTCTAAGCTCTTGTTCTCAAAAGGTAATAAATGTGAGTGCTCTGCAGATACTACTTCTTCACTACTCGTATGTTACTATGTTGTCAATGGCAACCATTGCCATTGTTCACAAAGTTCAAACCATTaaaatcaaattgcattatctgGTCCAGAACTTTATAGTAGagaacaaaacaaatttgactCATGATTTGTGCCTTAGCCTTAGCCCTCACACCCGTCACAGTTGAAATGGACTCAATTGAGTTAGGCACACGATGCTGCGTAAGGATCTGTATCTAAAGTACTTCAATATCATGAATCTGAAGTTGCTAGTATAACATTGCATATCTTACCCGTCTTTTTAAATGTACAAAATACAAGCTTCGCATACTTTCACATGCCCTCTGCTACCAGTCATAGACTAGATCTGGAATAATTGAGATACAAATGCTTACGAAAATGGGCTGACTCCCCAGCCTGCTAATGATGTAAATATCCTTGGTCCAAGGTCTCTGGCAGGGTTTATAGCATAGCCACAGTTATATCCATAAGCCGCACCAATGGCAAAAACAGTCAATCCAGCAAATAATGGAATCAAGAACTTTGGTACATCAGCATTTTTCTTGTCTGTCAGCGCCATTAAAGACATCACTAACATCATGGTTCCAACTACCTGCAAGTACCAACACCATGGTTCCAACCACCTACAAGTACCAACATCATGGTTCCAACCACCTACAAGTATCAACATCATGGTTCCAACTACCTACAAGTACCAACATCATGGTTCCAACCACCTACAAGTACCAACATCATGGTTCCAACCACCTACAAGTACTAGCATCATGGTATCAACCACCTGCAAGTACCAACATCAGGGTTCCAACCACCTACAAGTACTAACATCAGGGTTCCAACCACCTGCAAGTACCAACATCATTGTGACAATCTTAgcaagcatgtacatgtatataagtagactcactctaactgtatgaagcTCTAGCGTTTTTGCCACAAATCATTTTAAATGGGGTTCACATTGGCAACTGCTTATCCATAAAAGACTAGTGTTACAGAGGGAAAGTTTTAGCTTGGTCAAACTTCTTTGTTTATAGTTTACATCATAGGTTTTTTATACGCAAATATGAACAGTGACTAATATGAACAGTGACCAATATGAGCAGTGACCAATATGAACAGTGACTAATATGAACAGTGACCAATATGAACAATGACCAATATGAACAGCGACCAATATGAACAGTGACCAAAATGAACAGCGACCAATGTGAATAGTGACCAATATGAACAGTGACCAATGTGAATAGTGACCAATATGAACAGCTACCAATGTGAATAGTGACCAATATGAACAGTGACCAATGTGAATAGTGACCAATATGAACAATGACCAATATGAACAGCGACCAATGTGAATAGTGACCAATATGAACAGTGACCAATGTGAATAGTGACCAATATGAACAGCTACCAATTTGAATAGTGACCAATATGAACAGCTACCAATTTGAATAGTGACCAATATGAACAGTGACCAATATGAACAGTGACCCTTATGAGCAGTGACCAATATGAACAATGACCAATATGAACAGCGACCATTATGAGCAGTGACCAATGTGAACAGTGACCAATACGAACAGTGACTAATGTGAACTGGGCTTTCCAAAAATCCAAGTAAATGAACTGAACCATTGCCCTCACTGAAGTATCCCACCctacaataatatatttattatagtagaataataataatatacattatcTATATATGAATAAAATTAGTGTCATACATATTGTTTCTCCTGTAAATGGTTAGCCTTTGTGAATGCTGATCATCGTGAACAAGTTTTGAACTCATGGGATTAGAGTATTTACTGTTATGTTGGTATTTTTAAACAGCTCTAATAAAATCCTCTGTTAGGGTGATTTTGGTTGGATGTAGATGAGAAATTTTGTAGTCAGATGTTGTAGTACGGCATCCTTGGCTCAACAGTCGAAAAGTAGTAAGATCAAAATAGTGATCAACTTCTTTTGAACAGTTATTTGTGTTCTTTTGCATATTATTAATCGTATTTCCATCATACCAAATTATTTGTAGATTAATGAGTTGATTAAAAAATCGCCGAGAGAAGAATTTGATGCAGCAGCTTTGGTTAAGAGAAAGGTTTAAAAAACTGAATATTAATCATTGATAGATTGGTATAGGTATTGACAGACCGGAGCCAACTTTCTGTCCAATGAAGCTTCTTTGCTACATTCATGTTGCTTACAGTTTTGGAGTTAGTCTGACCAATAAAGTCTGTCTTCTTTTTAAACAAAAGGAAAGACATTGTAAATGAGTACGAGTATGCCTTTTAATCAAATGAAGACATAAAATCTCTTCCCTTGACCTTCGCAAAATGATAGCATCATTTGTCAACTATCCGTGTCATCGGTTTCcattatatgtaatattcatgGTATGGTTTATTTATCTTCAGTTTCTATCATGACCATTAGAGTCTATGCTCAATAATTAAACGTGTGAAACACaatattttaactttcaaaaaaatttattctatAGATTTTGAAAGCTATCCAAAAGCTCTTTCACTCAACAAAATAGAACAGAACAGATCGGAGACCGTAACTAACCTGATCCGCGAATCCTTCTGCAGCAGTGAGGTAGTCCTGAGGATAAGTAGCGAAAATACCTCCAGTAGCAGAGACATTACTTTTCCTGTCTATCCCCTCCGCAGTTTCAAAGTTTCTTAACGCTTCTGCAATAAAAATGAAGTGTGCTAAAGATGTATACTAAAATAGACATTAACCAACTTGACGTATTTACTTAGTAACACCTAGGTCTACAGAGTAATAGTCTATCATCAGCTAAGATCAAGTCTATCTCAAGCGCTGTGGCCTGTGTAATCACCTACTTAGTCTTTGACCTTGATACAGTAGTATGATATTTTGGTTCCAGACTTGGTCTACTCATACATGGAGCTCTGAATAATGTCTAAAGAGTTGGAACCTTTAAAAACTTGTAGTATTTACCAGAAGATGGTGTGTGGTAGATAAAAACAATACTCTATGGGTGTATACAGTTTAGGCTAATAAGGTTTTGAAATACAGTTTAGGCTAATAAGGTTTTGAAATACAGTTTAGGCTAATAAGGTTTTGAAATACAGTTTAGGCTAATAAGGTTTTGAAATACAGTTTAGGCTAATAAGGTTTTGAAATACAGTTTAGGCTAATAAGGTTTTGAAATACAGTTTAGGCTAATAAGGTTTTGAAATACAGTTTAGGCTAATAAGGTTTTGAAATACAGTTTAGGCTAACAAGGTTTTGAAATACAGTTTAGGCTAATAAGGTTTTGAAATACAGTTTAGGCTAATAAGGTTTTGAAATACAGTTTAGGCTAATAAGGTTTTGAAATACAGTTTAGGCTAATAAAGTTTTGAAATACAGTTTAGGCTAACAAGGTTTTGAAATACAGTTTAGGCTAATAAGGTTTTGAAATACAGTTTAGGCTAATAAGGTTTTGAAATACAGTTTAGGCTAATAAGGTTTTGAAATACAGTTTAGGCTAATAAGGTTTTGAAATACAGTTTAGGTTAATAAGGTTTTGAAATACAGTTTAGGCTAATAAGGTTTTGAAATACAGTTTAGGCTAATAAGGTTTTGAAATACAGTTTAGGCTAATAAGGTTTTGAAATACAGTTTAGGCTAACAAGGTTTTGAAATACAGTTTAGGCTAATAAGGTTTTGAAATACAGTTTAGGCTAATAAGGTTTTGAAATACAGTTTAGGCTAATAAGGTTTTGAAATACAGTTTAGGCTAATAAGGTTTTGAAATACAGTTTAGGCTAATAAGGTTTTGAAATACAGTTTAGGCTAATAAGGTTTCGAAATATTTTCTAGAGATCTAGCCATAAGGTTACTCACTACCTTACTAATATTTATATGAATACATTCTGAGACATATTTGTAAGAAAGTTATTAGCGGCAACTTTCTGTGATAAGTCAGTAAATTCAGTTAATGATCTGGTTTATAAACTGGATCTGGTGCTGTAAGTTCTTATAATGAGTTAGCCTCTAGGCTGTTAGACTCTGTAAGAAAATCATATCCCGTAATTATTAAGCTAGTTAGCAAAGTAAATACAGTAGCAGTAACTGAAAATataactaaataggtatttattTCCCATATACTTAATGgggtcattatttaccatatacctatttgggtcattatttaccatatacttattTGGGTCATTATTTGCCATATACTCATgtgggtcattatttaccatatacttatttgggtcattatttaccatatacctatttgggtcattatttaccatatacttatgtgggtcattatttaccatatacttattt
The genomic region above belongs to Watersipora subatra chromosome 1, tzWatSuba1.1, whole genome shotgun sequence and contains:
- the LOC137400181 gene encoding aquaporin-7-like, which translates into the protein MKWLAGKLRVNSFALRVAFAEFLGTCILIVFGDGSVAQSKLSMTANGEFLSINWCWCMAVVIGAFVSLNVSGGHINPAVSLAMSCVGRLKWSLLPVYFLAQYIGAFTGAALVYLVYYEALRNFETAEGIDRKSNVSATGGIFATYPQDYLTAAEGFADQVVGTMMLVMSLMALTDKKNADVPKFLIPLFAGLTVFAIGAAYGYNCGYAINPARDLGPRIFTSLAGWGVSPFSYREYNWFWVPIVGPHVGAILGAWLYLLLIEFHWKEEEETTESKYQVQNENQSANGVDNEGLVY